The Methanosarcinales archaeon genome has a window encoding:
- a CDS encoding DUF4157 domain-containing protein — protein AVNAQAYTVGQDVVFGARQEFRAGDK, from the coding sequence GGCGGTGAATGCGCAGGCTTACACGGTGGGACAGGATGTAGTGTTTGGGGCGAGGCAGGAATTTCGAGCCGGGGACAAGTGA